The following DNA comes from Myxococcales bacterium.
CGACGCGACGAGCCAGCTACAGAAACACCTCGACCTGCCGAAGCGCGTCCGGGAGCTGCCCGTGAAGCGCGCGGGCAGCGTGGTCCTGGACGACCTGGGGGTCGCGGTGCACGGTCAGGGCTTCGCAACCCGGTCGGTCACCGACAACCTGGCGAGCGCGTATCCCGCACCGCTGTCCGGCCTCTTGAACATCGGGCTCCTGCACACCAGCGTCACGGGTCGGGAGGGTCACGCGCCGTACGCACCCTGTTCGCTGTCGGAGCTCGTCGACAAGGGCTACGACTACTGGGCGCTCGGCCATGTGCACCAACGCGAGGTGCTCTCCGCCGAACCGTGGGTGGTCTTTCCCGGCAACCTGCAGGGCCGGCATGCCCGCGAGACGGGCGACAAGGGGGCGACCCTGATCGAGGTCTCGGATGGCCGGATCCTCGGCGCCGAGCCGCGCGCGCTCGATGTCGTGCGCTTCTCCACTTGCAGGGTCGATGCTCAGGGCTGCGACAGCCCCGAAGAGGTGCTCGACAAGCTGCGCGGCGCGCTCGTAGAAGAGCTGGATGCAGCCGGCGGTCGCCTGCTCGCCGCGCGGGTCATCGTCGAGGGGGCGACCCGAGCTCACGCCACGATCTCGCGCGACCCGGAGCGCTGGTTGGCGGAGGTGCGAGCGCTCGGCACCGAGCTGGGCGGTGAGGACTTGTGGGTCGAGAAGATCCGCTTTGCGACGCGGGACTACCTCGATCTCGCGGAGCTCTGCAGCAGGGACGACGCCATCG
Coding sequences within:
- a CDS encoding DNA repair exonuclease, which translates into the protein MKIVHAADLHLDSALLGLERYEGAPLHRIRGATRVAFQNLVALALDEEASLVLLAGDLFDGDWKDYSTALFFRSQLLTLDRANVDVVWIRGNHDATSQLQKHLDLPKRVRELPVKRAGSVVLDDLGVAVHGQGFATRSVTDNLASAYPAPLSGLLNIGLLHTSVTGREGHAPYAPCSLSELVDKGYDYWALGHVHQREVLSAEPWVVFPGNLQGRHARETGDKGATLIEVSDGRILGAEPRALDVVRFSTCRVDAQGCDSPEEVLDKLRGALVEELDAAGGRLLAARVIVEGATRAHATISRDPERWLAEVRALGTELGGEDLWVEKIRFATRDYLDLAELCSRDDAIAQVFRGLAELRQNGDARAGIARELATLVTRLPQALRSGPDALDWESPAGMEALLEDVEQLLLPRLSGGDEG